In Alphaproteobacteria bacterium US3C007, one genomic interval encodes:
- a CDS encoding SDR family oxidoreductase: MSSGLFNLNGKRALITGSSQGIGFALAKGLAAAGVEIVLNGRNAEKLASAAKALEADGTKTHQLAFDATDHTAVREAVDGFESASGAIDILVNNAGMQHRTALQDFPPEAFEQLLQTNIASVFHVGQAVARHMIGRERGKIINIASVQSALARPGIAPYTATKGAVTNLTKGMATDWAKHGLQCNAIAPGYFDTPLNAALVADPEFSAWLTNRTPAGRWGQVEELVGACIFLASDASSFVNGHTLYVDGGITASL; the protein is encoded by the coding sequence ATGTCATCTGGATTGTTCAATCTTAATGGGAAGCGCGCCTTAATCACGGGATCAAGCCAAGGCATCGGCTTTGCTCTGGCAAAAGGTCTGGCGGCAGCGGGCGTTGAAATCGTCTTAAACGGGCGCAACGCCGAAAAACTGGCCAGCGCAGCGAAAGCGTTGGAGGCCGACGGTACAAAAACCCATCAACTGGCGTTTGATGCCACGGATCATACCGCCGTACGCGAGGCGGTTGACGGATTTGAAAGCGCGTCTGGCGCGATTGATATCCTGGTTAACAATGCCGGAATGCAGCATCGCACCGCGTTGCAAGATTTTCCACCCGAGGCATTTGAACAATTGCTCCAAACCAATATCGCGTCGGTCTTTCACGTGGGTCAAGCCGTCGCCCGCCATATGATCGGGCGCGAACGGGGAAAGATCATCAACATTGCCAGCGTGCAATCGGCCTTGGCCCGTCCCGGCATTGCACCTTATACGGCCACCAAAGGCGCCGTGACCAATTTGACGAAAGGCATGGCGACCGATTGGGCCAAACACGGGCTACAATGCAATGCGATTGCGCCGGGCTATTTTGACACGCCTTTGAATGCCGCTTTGGTGGCCGATCCCGAATTCAGCGCTTGGCTGACCAATCGAACCCCCGCAGGGCGTTGGGGGCAGGTGGAAGAATTGGTGGGGGCTTGCATCTTTTTGGCCTCTGACGCGTCTAGTTTTGTGAATGGCCACACGCTTTACGTCGATGGTGGAATCACCGCCTCGCTGTAA
- a CDS encoding L-idonate 5-dehydrogenase codes for MKALVIHGAKDLRLETRDAEAPGPGQVAVALKAGGICGSDLHYYNHGGFGPIKLREPMVLGHEVAGEIVELGPDVEGLRVGQLVAISPSRPCYNCLYCRGGQLNHCLNMRFYGSAMPFPHIQGAFQEYLVAEAEQCVVADGLTAGEAAMAEPLAVALHAVKQAGNLLGARVLVTGSGPIGALTILAARRAGAAEIIATDLSDYTLAKAKAVGADQTYNILKQPQALAPYSVDKGQVDVHFECSGAAAALASGISVLRPAGQLIQLGLGGDINVPMQALTAKEISLKGSFRFHFEFKAAVSLMQKGLINVSDLITQNVALHEAIAGFEMASDRGSALKVQIAF; via the coding sequence ATGAAAGCTTTGGTCATTCACGGCGCGAAAGACTTGCGTTTGGAAACGCGCGATGCAGAGGCGCCGGGGCCCGGGCAGGTGGCGGTCGCTTTGAAAGCAGGGGGCATTTGTGGGTCCGACCTGCATTATTACAATCACGGTGGGTTTGGGCCGATCAAACTTCGTGAGCCAATGGTTCTGGGGCATGAAGTTGCAGGTGAAATCGTTGAGCTTGGCCCCGATGTCGAGGGGCTGCGGGTTGGGCAATTAGTGGCGATTTCGCCATCAAGGCCTTGTTATAATTGCCTTTATTGTAGGGGTGGGCAGTTAAATCATTGTTTAAATATGCGATTTTACGGCAGTGCGATGCCGTTTCCGCATATTCAGGGGGCTTTTCAGGAATATCTGGTGGCGGAGGCGGAGCAATGCGTTGTGGCGGATGGATTAACGGCAGGTGAAGCCGCGATGGCCGAGCCGCTGGCCGTGGCTTTGCATGCGGTGAAGCAAGCTGGCAATTTGTTAGGGGCCCGCGTGTTGGTCACGGGCAGCGGTCCGATTGGTGCTCTGACCATTTTAGCTGCACGGCGCGCCGGCGCTGCAGAGATAATCGCCACTGACCTTTCGGATTACACGCTTGCGAAAGCAAAAGCTGTTGGGGCGGATCAAACGTATAATATCCTGAAACAGCCACAGGCTTTGGCCCCTTACAGCGTTGATAAAGGGCAGGTTGATGTGCATTTTGAATGCTCTGGGGCAGCCGCTGCGCTGGCGAGCGGCATCTCAGTTTTACGACCCGCAGGGCAATTGATACAGCTTGGCTTGGGCGGCGATATCAACGTGCCAATGCAAGCGCTGACCGCCAAAGAAATTTCTTTGAAGGGCTCTTTTAGGTTTCACTTTGAGTTTAAGGCAGCAGTGTCTTTGATGCAAAAAGGCTTGATTAACGTCTCCGATTTGATCACCCAAAACGTGGCGCTGCATGAGGCAATTGCAGGATTTGAAATGGCATCGGATCGGGGATCCGCTCTGAAAGTGCAGATTGCGTTTTAA
- a CDS encoding Wzz/FepE/Etk N-terminal domain-containing protein, producing MSEELQDDEIDLRELFAALWDGKLLIFIVTCAVFLFSSAYLHVAERSYTVSVTLRPTEEQSSGGGNLGGLGGLASLAGVQLPSGGATEFITFQAMLKSQEVASRLFADENLIQRLFAGEWDESRKSFLQPIPSTLGNVKRLLKPLLTGEGQVAYIAPNAARLAKTLAEDLSVSEDKTSGMLKLSMESAKPKLASDLMLALIRETDGFLKERFVISGSDALQFYQQKISKARSREHREALAKLIATEEQKLMLATREGPFVVEIMMGPDQSLRPTSPKSSLVLALGLVLGLFLGAAVVLMRKAFGGNEKKVSQS from the coding sequence ATGAGCGAAGAGCTGCAAGATGATGAGATCGATTTGCGCGAATTATTCGCCGCGCTTTGGGATGGAAAACTCCTTATTTTCATCGTGACATGTGCCGTTTTTTTATTCTCATCGGCATATTTGCATGTGGCTGAGCGGAGCTATACCGTGTCGGTCACCTTGCGCCCAACCGAAGAGCAAAGTTCGGGTGGCGGCAATTTGGGCGGGCTTGGCGGGCTTGCGTCGCTGGCGGGGGTTCAACTGCCCAGCGGCGGCGCCACTGAATTCATCACGTTTCAGGCGATGCTCAAGTCTCAAGAAGTCGCTTCACGTCTTTTTGCCGATGAAAACTTAATACAGCGGCTTTTCGCAGGTGAATGGGATGAGAGCCGCAAAAGCTTTTTACAGCCCATTCCCTCAACTTTGGGAAATGTCAAACGTTTGCTCAAGCCTCTTTTAACCGGAGAGGGGCAAGTCGCCTATATTGCGCCCAACGCGGCGCGCTTGGCCAAAACACTAGCCGAAGATCTATCCGTCTCTGAAGATAAGACCAGCGGTATGCTTAAATTGAGCATGGAAAGCGCTAAGCCAAAATTGGCAAGCGATCTGATGCTGGCGCTCATTCGCGAAACTGATGGGTTTCTTAAAGAGCGTTTCGTGATTTCCGGGTCAGACGCGCTGCAGTTCTATCAGCAGAAAATTTCCAAAGCGCGCTCGCGCGAACACCGCGAAGCATTGGCGAAACTGATCGCGACTGAGGAGCAAAAATTAATGCTGGCTACGCGAGAAGGGCCTTTTGTGGTTGAAATTATGATGGGGCCGGATCAATCATTGCGGCCCACATCGCCCAAAAGCAGCTTGGTTTTGGCGTTGGGTTTGGTGTTAGGGCTGTTTTTGGGGGCTGCTGTTGTTTTGATGCGCAAAGCCTTTGGCGGCAATGAAAAGAAAGTATCACAGTCATGA